The following proteins are encoded in a genomic region of Clostridium kluyveri:
- a CDS encoding PDZ domain-containing protein, producing MILLYTLKSVAYALTEPYLVLLLAILAFTLYRKNKQTVIMQQMIIGEKINSPFELTISQIVIGIFGGILVSVIMSYLGVIFDENSAIDLIFLASIIFMFFNPRFICFSYSGAILGFISIILSVLSQELNIASLNFLKIDVVSLMSMVAILHLVEGILIIIDGKRGAIPVFTSKDGNIIGGFALQRYWAIPMAIIFMLHPKSMIGSFSQISVQDWWPLINNSIPHSILQNAVMVLIPFYAVMGYNSVTFTRDVKQKTAMSGGLIILYSLALFGIAQAAVFNIWLKFLALVFAPLAHEGIMLLQRSVEMKGKPKYISSNEGIMVLAVAPNSPANEMGIKSGDLLVEVNSEKIESEDRIMEIIKECSNFIWFKVKRVAGNFEQVSYNRMNKNKRLGIVFVPRNVPKNSMVVKLDKNRFSEILNKIKNKDKDD from the coding sequence ATGATACTACTGTACACATTAAAATCTGTAGCTTATGCACTTACAGAACCATATTTGGTGCTTCTTTTGGCTATATTAGCATTTACATTGTATAGAAAAAATAAACAGACAGTCATAATGCAGCAAATGATAATTGGAGAAAAAATTAATTCTCCTTTTGAACTCACAATATCCCAAATTGTAATAGGAATTTTCGGTGGAATTCTTGTAAGTGTCATTATGTCTTATCTTGGGGTAATTTTTGATGAAAATTCAGCTATAGATTTGATATTTTTAGCATCAATAATTTTTATGTTTTTTAATCCTAGATTTATATGTTTTTCTTATTCAGGTGCAATATTGGGATTCATAAGTATTATATTGAGTGTATTGTCACAGGAACTTAATATAGCTAGTTTGAATTTCTTAAAAATAGATGTGGTTTCACTTATGAGTATGGTGGCTATATTACATTTAGTAGAGGGAATTTTAATCATTATAGATGGTAAAAGGGGAGCTATTCCTGTTTTTACAAGCAAGGATGGAAATATAATAGGCGGATTTGCACTTCAGAGGTATTGGGCTATTCCTATGGCTATAATTTTTATGCTTCATCCAAAGTCTATGATAGGCAGCTTTTCACAGATATCTGTTCAGGATTGGTGGCCCTTAATAAATAATTCTATACCACATAGTATTTTACAAAATGCAGTTATGGTGTTAATACCATTCTATGCAGTAATGGGATACAATAGTGTAACATTTACCAGGGATGTTAAACAAAAAACAGCTATGTCCGGAGGACTTATAATTTTATATAGTTTAGCTTTATTTGGAATAGCACAGGCTGCTGTTTTTAATATATGGCTTAAATTTTTGGCATTGGTATTTGCACCGTTGGCCCATGAGGGAATCATGTTGCTTCAGAGAAGTGTTGAAATGAAAGGCAAACCTAAATATATAAGCAGCAATGAAGGTATTATGGTATTAGCTGTAGCACCTAACTCTCCTGCTAATGAAATGGGAATTAAAAGTGGAGATCTGTTAGTGGAAGTAAATAGTGAAAAAATCGAAAGTGAAGACAGAATAATGGAGATAATAAAAGAATGTTCAAATTTTATATGGTTTAAAGTAAAAAGGGTAGCTGGAAATTTTGAACAGGTTAGTTACAATAGAATGAATAAGAATAAAAGACTTGGAATAGTTTTTGTTCCTAGGAATGTTCCTAAAAATAGTATGGTAGTAAAACTAGATAAAAATAGGTTCTCAGAAATATTAAATAAAATAAAAAACAAGGATAAGGATGATTGA
- a CDS encoding S41 family peptidase: MKVKRNWIAYTVVIVIITNVLTMFGTVSFIKNAQGNAVGKFEKLFEVRNQLYKYYYGSIDDSVLVEGAIKGMTESLNDPYTVFMNKKEFESFSAQTEGNYYGIGIQVMAKENNIVVVDVFDNSPAKQQGITSGDIIQKVDGTAVTGKNLDKAVSLIKGKENTEVTLALYRESKGSFDVKVKRKKIDINTVKGEMLEDNVAYLQVDMFDENTAESFKNELKKLSSQGMKSLIVDLRDDPGGMLDQCVDMVSNFVPKDKVIVSTIDKYKNKKEYKSKGGDFNNLPVTILTNENTASASEIFSGALKDYKLATIVGKKTYGKGVVQTILDTGDSTALKVTISKYYTPNGSDINKKGINPDVEVEYPDELKESSYDRSKDPQFNKAYEIAKNKVK; this comes from the coding sequence TTGAAAGTCAAGAGGAATTGGATAGCATATACTGTGGTTATTGTAATTATAACAAATGTTCTTACCATGTTTGGTACAGTTAGTTTTATAAAAAACGCTCAGGGAAATGCAGTGGGTAAATTTGAAAAGTTGTTTGAAGTGAGAAATCAATTATATAAGTATTATTATGGTTCTATAGATGACAGCGTGTTAGTTGAAGGAGCTATTAAAGGTATGACAGAATCTTTGAATGATCCATATACTGTATTTATGAATAAGAAGGAGTTTGAAAGTTTTAGTGCTCAAACTGAAGGGAATTATTATGGAATTGGAATCCAAGTTATGGCAAAAGAAAATAATATTGTTGTAGTGGATGTATTCGATAATTCTCCTGCAAAACAACAGGGAATAACTTCTGGTGATATAATACAAAAAGTGGATGGTACTGCTGTAACTGGGAAAAATTTAGATAAGGCTGTATCTCTCATAAAAGGAAAAGAGAATACGGAAGTTACCCTTGCATTATATAGAGAAAGTAAAGGCAGTTTTGATGTAAAGGTTAAAAGAAAAAAAATAGATATTAATACTGTAAAAGGTGAAATGCTGGAAGATAATGTGGCCTATCTCCAAGTAGATATGTTTGATGAGAATACAGCAGAAAGTTTTAAAAATGAATTAAAGAAATTAAGTTCCCAGGGGATGAAATCTCTAATTGTGGATTTAAGAGATGATCCAGGAGGTATGCTAGATCAGTGTGTAGATATGGTTTCTAATTTTGTTCCAAAGGATAAGGTGATAGTTTCAACTATAGACAAATATAAAAATAAAAAAGAATATAAGTCAAAGGGAGGAGATTTTAATAATCTACCTGTGACCATACTTACCAATGAAAACACAGCTAGCGCTTCAGAAATATTTTCAGGGGCATTAAAAGATTATAAGCTTGCTACTATAGTTGGAAAAAAGACTTATGGGAAAGGGGTAGTTCAGACTATATTGGATACTGGAGATAGCACTGCACTCAAAGTTACTATATCAAAGTACTACACACCTAATGGCAGTGATATAAATAAAAAAGGAATAAATCCTGATGTAGAAGTGGAATATCCAGATGAGCTTAAAGAGTCCAGTTATGATAGGAGTAAAGATCCACAGTTTAATAAGGCCTATGAAATAGCAAAAAACAAAGTAAAATAA